One Actinoplanes missouriensis 431 DNA segment encodes these proteins:
- a CDS encoding TetR/AcrR family transcriptional regulator: MKSAPPRKRGPYQRSRERREQIVLAVIDLVDELGHDRVTTAGVAARSGSSEPTVLYHYPSKDHLLVAALERIDDNEAELSQADSDEAILDLEVLRSVADPFRTSSENRLRLFVMLKGQAATPGHPAADYFAGRTRHSVAIFSRLIAGRQRAGLAHPGLDADLVARQVVALWEGLTFMRLTDPGFDIGQLLVDGVRRLSGENVMSALTTAI, from the coding sequence ATGAAGAGCGCACCGCCCCGCAAACGCGGCCCCTACCAGCGGTCCCGGGAGCGCCGGGAACAGATCGTGCTCGCGGTCATCGATCTGGTCGACGAGCTCGGCCATGACAGGGTCACCACGGCGGGCGTGGCGGCACGGTCGGGTTCCAGCGAGCCGACGGTGCTCTACCACTACCCGAGCAAGGATCACCTGCTGGTCGCGGCGCTGGAGCGCATCGACGACAACGAGGCGGAGCTGTCGCAGGCCGACAGTGACGAGGCGATCCTCGACCTCGAGGTGCTGCGGTCGGTCGCCGACCCGTTCCGCACCTCATCCGAGAACCGGCTGCGGCTGTTCGTCATGCTCAAGGGCCAGGCCGCCACGCCCGGGCACCCGGCCGCCGACTACTTCGCCGGGCGCACCCGGCACTCCGTCGCGATCTTCAGCCGCCTGATCGCCGGCCGGCAGCGCGCCGGTCTCGCCCATCCCGGCCTCGACGCCGACCTGGTGGCCCGGCAGGTCGTCGCGCTCTGGGAGGGCCTCACGTTCATGCGGCTCACCGACCCCGGCTTCGACATCGGCCAGTTGCTCGTCGACGGCGTGCGCCGGCTGTCCGGCGAGAACGTGATGAGCGCACTCACCACCGCTATCTGA
- a CDS encoding M15 family metallopeptidase has protein sequence MRRRLVLGPVLATLAVLGTAAPAEAAATPKAVQAGATWSTVMTRKLNLETAHARLTTQLPAMRTTVTTRNATVVAARKADAAATAALTRATSADQVARAKHAAAKTVTVAARKAVSAAKKQRPYSGNRVAKAQKAWTAADATARSRAAAIRRSATALSAARTASAATKRQVTAAVTAHRTAVTAVANAEASVAAWPKTRSALAAQATALSAQVVTQTRATFTTAQTTRVYGVTVNKIMAVPFQRMIDDAAKAGIKLSGGGFRTKEQQIALRKSNGCPDVWTAPSPSCRVPTAIPGRSLHELGLAIDMTSGGKGINSRKNPAFVWMAANAGRYGLVNLPSEPWHWSITGS, from the coding sequence GTGAGACGACGACTTGTTCTGGGTCCGGTCCTGGCCACGCTGGCGGTCCTCGGAACCGCGGCACCGGCGGAGGCAGCCGCCACGCCGAAAGCAGTCCAGGCCGGCGCCACCTGGTCCACGGTGATGACCCGCAAACTCAACCTGGAGACCGCGCACGCCAGGCTCACCACTCAGCTGCCGGCCATGCGCACGACCGTGACCACCCGTAACGCCACGGTCGTCGCGGCCCGCAAGGCCGACGCCGCCGCGACGGCGGCCCTGACCCGCGCGACGAGCGCGGACCAGGTCGCCCGCGCGAAGCACGCCGCCGCGAAGACCGTGACCGTGGCGGCGCGCAAGGCGGTGAGCGCGGCGAAGAAGCAGCGCCCCTACAGCGGCAACCGGGTCGCCAAGGCGCAGAAGGCGTGGACGGCCGCCGACGCGACGGCGCGGTCCCGTGCGGCTGCCATCCGGCGCAGCGCTACGGCGCTGTCCGCTGCCCGTACCGCGTCCGCCGCGACGAAGCGCCAGGTCACCGCCGCCGTCACCGCGCACCGGACGGCGGTCACCGCGGTCGCCAACGCCGAGGCCTCGGTGGCGGCCTGGCCGAAGACCCGGTCCGCCCTGGCCGCACAGGCGACGGCCCTCAGCGCGCAGGTGGTCACGCAGACGCGCGCCACCTTCACCACGGCACAGACCACCCGGGTGTACGGGGTGACCGTCAACAAGATCATGGCCGTCCCGTTCCAGCGCATGATCGACGACGCCGCGAAGGCCGGCATCAAGCTGTCCGGGGGTGGGTTCCGCACGAAGGAGCAGCAGATCGCGTTGCGCAAGTCGAACGGCTGCCCGGACGTCTGGACCGCGCCCTCCCCGTCGTGCCGGGTGCCGACCGCGATTCCCGGCCGGTCCCTGCACGAGCTCGGCCTGGCGATCGACATGACGTCGGGCGGGAAGGGCATCAACAGCCGGAAGAACCCGGCCTTCGTCTGGATGGCCGCGAACGCGGGCCGTTACGGCCTGGTGAACCTGCCGTCCGAGCCGTGGCACTGGAGTATCACCGGGTCGTAG
- a CDS encoding class I SAM-dependent methyltransferase — MTTLIWDVYARSYDVVATLTPYRKMVGELMGEVPDGPRRVLDAGCGTGNLTAAVRARQPAEIVAVDASEAMLERSRRKNAGVVHLRADLNGDLADVTGEFDVILCGNVLYALADPARTVALLKSRLSPGGRLVVTTPRAGAGMRAILGEHIRDRGIVSLGRVIVPLLAVGVVNARLLHSPAHHFLSRAELSAMLGTERIRTTYSGQAWLAVYEHGRAGDTAGR, encoded by the coding sequence ATGACCACGCTGATCTGGGACGTCTACGCCCGTTCCTACGACGTTGTCGCGACGCTCACCCCGTACCGGAAAATGGTCGGGGAATTGATGGGTGAGGTCCCGGACGGGCCGCGCCGGGTGCTGGACGCGGGATGCGGAACCGGGAACCTGACGGCTGCCGTGCGCGCGAGACAACCCGCGGAAATCGTCGCGGTGGACGCTTCGGAGGCGATGCTGGAGCGGTCCCGGCGCAAGAATGCCGGGGTCGTTCACCTGCGCGCCGACCTGAACGGCGATCTCGCGGACGTCACCGGGGAATTCGACGTGATCCTGTGCGGCAACGTGCTGTACGCGCTGGCCGACCCGGCACGGACGGTGGCGTTGCTGAAAAGCCGCCTGTCGCCCGGCGGCCGCCTGGTGGTGACGACTCCGCGGGCCGGGGCGGGTATGCGCGCGATTCTCGGCGAGCACATCCGGGACCGGGGAATCGTCTCGCTGGGGCGGGTCATCGTGCCGCTTCTGGCCGTCGGCGTCGTCAATGCCCGGTTGCTGCATTCCCCGGCACACCATTTTCTCAGCCGGGCGGAGTTGAGCGCGATGCTCGGCACCGAGCGGATCCGCACCACCTACAGCGGGCAGGCGTGGCTGGCGGTGTACGAGCACGGGCGGGCCGGGGACACAGCGGGGCGTTGA
- a CDS encoding maleylpyruvate isomerase N-terminal domain-containing protein: MTLGRALDVFRLEAGSLSRAVTGLSEEEWNLSTRCAPWTVRELVSHVRVVIAWLPGMLTAPEPVRAEVSAVDYYRPDDRFAAHTNAARIGLAQRHANEMSSGAALVEDLTATWQRVDRECRAEREDRVVRTRHGDAMLLSEFLLTRVVEVAVHGLDVADALGRAPWLTADAADVVTQLQLGPEARAATRELGWDRPTLLRKATGRQPLEPADEVRMERLGIRWLTLG, translated from the coding sequence ATGACGCTTGGCCGCGCGCTCGATGTGTTTCGCCTGGAAGCGGGGAGCCTTTCCCGGGCGGTGACGGGCCTGTCCGAGGAGGAGTGGAACCTCTCGACGAGGTGTGCGCCGTGGACGGTCCGGGAGCTGGTGAGTCATGTCCGCGTGGTGATCGCCTGGCTACCGGGAATGCTGACCGCGCCTGAGCCGGTGAGGGCCGAGGTCTCCGCGGTCGACTACTACCGGCCGGACGATCGTTTCGCGGCTCATACGAACGCGGCCCGGATCGGTTTGGCGCAGCGTCACGCCAATGAGATGAGCAGCGGCGCCGCGCTTGTCGAAGATCTCACCGCCACCTGGCAGCGGGTGGATCGGGAGTGTCGTGCTGAGCGGGAGGACCGCGTGGTGCGCACCCGGCACGGGGACGCGATGCTGCTGTCGGAGTTCCTGCTCACGCGCGTGGTCGAGGTCGCCGTCCACGGCCTCGACGTCGCCGACGCGCTGGGGCGTGCACCGTGGCTGACCGCGGACGCCGCCGATGTCGTGACCCAGTTGCAGCTCGGCCCGGAAGCAAGGGCAGCGACCCGCGAGCTGGGCTGGGATCGGCCTACCTTGCTGCGTAAAGCCACCGGGCGGCAGCCACTGGAGCCGGCGGACGAGGTGCGGATGGAGCGTCTCGGCATCCGGTGGCTCACGCTGGGCTGA
- a CDS encoding family 78 glycoside hydrolase catalytic domain: MPRTLLSTLTAAALLITLAPSPAQAHTITGAPAALRTDGKTDPLGTDLAPPQLSWRDTRTGHVAYQIQAATSPAKLAHPDLWDSGRVRGTDISARYAGRALTERTRVYWRVRTWTSRTTSTAWSAPAWFETGIKDWKAQWIGNEDWQLSTKPVTPVVVSLPKQTARFVRLDVSKLGLPLAEQPLDSKNRAVMTGGFPAPTYRLQLAELEVRDSATPGVNLAEGRGKNITVSETQTIRKEWEPALLADGTALGYQSAAHDSPDASIQVTLDLGADKTFDRVVLQPRKDTLTADGRTANFPVDYRIETATTDVWTTAATVRDQPTPEAWLPEALPVFQKRFATRSTIKTARLYVSGLGVYETKLNGRRVGDAVLEPGDVDYADQVPYAAYDVTKALGRRNTLDIAVGNGTANALDHKGRYRKFAKQVSDPQVIAQLEITYTDGRRETIATDPTWKTALGATTVSSWYGGEDYDARRENPATWENAVPAPARGPLTARIGEPVKIVERLPATRLENSVFDVGRNIAGFPEIALTAPAGTTIRVYPAESLNSGHVDQSISNVGAPIWDQFTSKGGTQTWHPRFTYHGFRYLEVAGLPEGATIEVAGLRTMGDYDSAGTFDTDNDVLDGIHRLTRRAVEGNMQSILTDCPSREKLGWLEQDHLAFDAIARSYDVRPLMDKIVRDMVDAQESSGLVPSTVPDHTSLAGAYRDDPNWGGALVLVPWQTYLTYGDRDILERYYPAMQRHLAYLQGQTARWVNGVYDYSLGDWITTEKPAMPKAIPGSTGVWHIADGLSKIATVLGRETDAATYRTTADSLANALWAKYYDPATGLFGGGGQGATALALDIKAVPDSERPGQLQHLIDAIEAKDNHLIMGEISFPSVLQVLSEAGRDDVIYKVATQTTSPSLGFQVKQGLTSLGETWDGGSGQSQNHFMLGALDAWMQRRITGIDQKSGSAGFRDLVIAPAVSGGPASASGSFLSPYGRIATAWTRTGDRIRLTVTVPPGATAEIRLPGLTRTVGTGTWTFTARSADA, translated from the coding sequence GTGCCCCGCACCCTCCTGTCCACCCTCACCGCAGCCGCCCTGCTGATCACCCTCGCTCCCTCTCCCGCGCAGGCCCACACCATCACCGGCGCGCCGGCCGCCCTGCGCACCGACGGCAAGACCGATCCCCTCGGGACCGATCTCGCCCCGCCGCAGCTGAGCTGGCGCGACACCCGAACCGGGCATGTCGCGTACCAGATCCAGGCCGCGACCTCCCCCGCCAAGCTCGCCCATCCGGATCTCTGGGATTCCGGCCGCGTCCGCGGCACGGACATCTCCGCCCGGTACGCCGGCCGCGCCCTCACCGAGCGCACCCGCGTCTACTGGCGGGTCCGCACCTGGACCAGCCGCACGACGAGCACCGCCTGGAGCGCGCCCGCCTGGTTCGAGACCGGGATCAAGGACTGGAAGGCACAGTGGATCGGCAACGAGGACTGGCAGCTGAGCACCAAGCCGGTCACACCCGTGGTCGTCTCGCTGCCGAAGCAGACCGCCCGGTTCGTGCGGCTCGACGTCAGCAAGCTCGGCCTGCCGCTCGCCGAGCAGCCGCTGGACAGCAAGAACCGCGCGGTGATGACCGGCGGGTTCCCGGCGCCCACCTACCGGCTGCAGCTCGCTGAGCTGGAGGTCCGCGACTCCGCGACGCCGGGCGTGAACCTGGCCGAGGGCCGGGGCAAGAACATCACGGTCTCCGAGACGCAGACGATCCGCAAGGAGTGGGAGCCCGCGCTGCTCGCCGACGGTACCGCCCTCGGCTACCAGAGCGCCGCGCACGACTCCCCGGACGCGAGCATCCAGGTCACTCTGGATCTCGGAGCGGACAAGACGTTCGACCGGGTGGTGCTCCAGCCGCGCAAGGACACGCTGACCGCCGACGGCCGGACCGCGAACTTCCCGGTCGACTACCGGATCGAGACGGCGACCACGGACGTGTGGACCACCGCGGCGACCGTTCGTGATCAGCCGACCCCGGAGGCCTGGCTGCCCGAGGCCCTGCCGGTCTTCCAGAAGCGCTTCGCGACGCGATCCACGATCAAAACCGCCCGCCTGTACGTCAGTGGCCTGGGCGTCTACGAAACGAAGCTCAACGGCCGCCGGGTCGGTGACGCCGTCCTGGAGCCCGGCGACGTCGACTACGCCGACCAGGTGCCCTACGCCGCCTACGACGTGACGAAGGCACTCGGCCGCCGGAACACCCTGGACATCGCGGTCGGCAACGGCACGGCCAACGCCCTGGACCACAAGGGCCGCTACCGCAAGTTCGCCAAGCAGGTCAGCGACCCCCAGGTGATCGCCCAACTGGAGATCACCTACACCGACGGCAGGCGCGAGACGATCGCCACCGACCCGACCTGGAAGACCGCCCTCGGCGCCACCACGGTCTCCTCCTGGTACGGCGGTGAGGACTACGACGCCCGCCGCGAGAACCCGGCCACCTGGGAGAACGCCGTCCCGGCCCCGGCGCGGGGTCCGCTGACGGCCCGCATCGGCGAGCCCGTGAAGATCGTCGAGCGGCTCCCCGCCACCCGGCTCGAGAACAGCGTCTTCGACGTCGGCCGCAACATCGCCGGCTTCCCGGAGATCGCCCTCACCGCGCCCGCGGGCACCACGATCCGGGTCTACCCGGCGGAGTCGCTGAACAGCGGCCACGTCGACCAGTCGATCAGCAACGTCGGCGCGCCGATCTGGGACCAGTTCACCAGTAAGGGCGGCACCCAGACCTGGCACCCGCGGTTCACCTATCACGGGTTCCGCTACCTGGAGGTGGCCGGTCTGCCCGAGGGCGCCACCATCGAGGTGGCCGGGCTGCGGACCATGGGCGATTACGACAGCGCGGGCACGTTCGACACCGACAACGACGTCCTCGACGGGATCCACCGGCTGACCCGGCGCGCGGTCGAGGGCAACATGCAGAGCATCCTCACCGACTGCCCGAGCCGGGAGAAGCTCGGCTGGCTGGAGCAGGACCACCTGGCGTTCGACGCGATCGCCCGCAGCTACGACGTCCGCCCGCTGATGGACAAGATCGTCCGGGACATGGTGGACGCTCAGGAGAGCTCCGGCCTGGTCCCGTCGACGGTTCCGGATCACACGTCGCTGGCCGGCGCGTACCGTGACGACCCGAACTGGGGTGGCGCGCTGGTGCTGGTCCCGTGGCAGACCTACCTGACCTACGGTGACCGGGACATCCTGGAGCGCTACTACCCGGCGATGCAGCGCCACCTGGCCTACCTGCAGGGACAGACCGCCCGCTGGGTGAACGGCGTCTACGACTACAGCCTCGGCGACTGGATCACCACCGAGAAGCCGGCCATGCCGAAGGCGATCCCGGGCAGCACCGGCGTCTGGCACATCGCCGACGGCCTCTCCAAGATCGCGACCGTGCTGGGGCGGGAGACAGACGCAGCGACATATCGGACAACAGCCGATTCGCTCGCGAACGCCCTCTGGGCGAAGTACTACGACCCCGCGACCGGTCTCTTCGGCGGCGGCGGTCAAGGCGCGACAGCTCTCGCCCTGGACATCAAGGCGGTCCCGGACAGCGAACGACCCGGTCAGCTGCAGCACCTGATCGACGCGATCGAGGCCAAGGACAACCACCTGATCATGGGCGAGATCTCGTTCCCGTCGGTGCTGCAGGTGCTCAGCGAGGCCGGCCGCGACGACGTGATCTACAAGGTCGCCACCCAGACCACCAGCCCGAGCCTCGGCTTCCAGGTCAAGCAGGGCCTGACGTCGCTCGGCGAGACCTGGGACGGCGGCAGCGGTCAGTCGCAGAACCACTTCATGCTCGGCGCGCTCGACGCGTGGATGCAGCGCCGGATCACCGGCATCGACCAGAAGTCCGGCTCCGCCGGATTCCGCGACCTGGTCATCGCGCCGGCGGTCAGCGGCGGCCCGGCCTCGGCGTCCGGGAGCTTCCTCTCCCCGTACGGCCGGATCGCCACCGCCTGGACCAGGACCGGCGACCGGATCCGCCTGACCGTGACCGTTCCGCCCGGCGCCACCGCCGAGATCCGCCTTCCCGGGCTGACCCGCACGGTCGGCACCGGCACCTGGACGTTCACCGCGAGGAGCGCCGATGCGTAA